From the Magnetococcales bacterium genome, the window TGACAAAATGATCATCGAAGGAGAGGGTCAGGTGGGAGTCATCCTTGGGGCACATGATCTCATGGAGTTTTTCCCCGGGCCGAATGCCGATCTCCCGGGTGGGAAATCCAGGCGCAAAGGATTCGGCCAGATCGAGAATCCGCATGGAGGGAATTTTGGGAATAAACACCTCCCCTCCCTTCATGCGCTGAAAGGATTGCAGCACAAAATCGATTCCCTGATCCAGGGTGATCCAAAAACGGGTCATGCGCCGATCCGTTATGGGGAGTTCCTTGACCCCTTCCTGGAGCAGCTTGTGGAAGAGCGGCACCACCGACCCCCGGGAGCCGACCACGTTGCCGTATCGCACCACTGAAAAACGGGTGGGATGCCCCCCGGCAATGTTGTTTCCGGCGACGAAAAGTTTGTCGGAGACGAGCTTGGTCGCTCCATATAGATTGACCGGATTGGCGGCTTTGTCGGTGGAGAGGGCGATGACCTTTTGCACCCCACATCTGAGTGCGGCATCAATGACATTTTGTGCCCCGTGGATGTTGGTTTTGACGCACTCCATGGGGTTATATTCCGCCACCGGCACCTGCTTGAGGGCGGCGGCGTGGATCACCAGATCGACGTTGCCCCGCATGGCCATCTCCAGGCGCTCCCGGTCCCGGACATCGCCGATAAAAAAGCGCAGGGCGTCGTGATGGAACTCCCGTTCCATTTCCGACTGCTTCAGCTCATCCCGGGAATAGATGATCACCTTTTTTGGGATGAATCGATCCAGGATTCTTTGCACGCATTTACGCCCGAAAGAGCCGGTTCCGCCAGTTATCAATATGGTTTTGTCATCGAACATGTCGGATTGAATCCATCACGCTGCTGGGAGGGCCAAGGGGGAGGTGAAGTGTCCACAATGCTGGCGCATCAGGGGTGCCGAAAAGGCTCGGGTGCATTTGGCACACTGAAGCTGCCAGGAGCGGTCATTCCCCAACCTTGGAAAAGCGATCCACCCACATGGCGGTGGCTCCAGCTACAGCGGCCGGCATGGCGAGAAAATTGACCCCCGGAATCAGGGTGGCCAACATCACCGCAAAGCCAAAGCCCAGAGACATCATGCGGCTGGTACCCAGTCGGCGGCGTACCTGCTTGCCGCTCAGGTTGTGATTGCCCAGGGGATAGTCGGCATACTCCACCGTAAACATCCAGGCGGTGAAGAGCATCCAAAAAATGGGTGCCGCGACGTTGACGACGGGAATGAGGGTGATGATCAGAAGCAAAATGGCCCAGCGCAAAAAATAGAGCCATTTGGAGAGTTCGTTCCAGATTGCGGGCACCAGGCGCTTCAGCACCCCGCCTCCCGGTCCACCCTCAAGGCCACGACCCATCAGATGCCCCTCCACCCGCTCAGCCAAAAGGCCGTTGAAGGGGGCTGCGATCAGGTTGGCTACCAGGGCGAAGAGGAAAAAGACAATCACCGCCGCACCGATAAAAAAGAGCGGCAGCAGCAACCATTCCAGCCATCTCAGCCAGCTGGGCAGCCACTCGGTAAATTGACCGATGTAAAGCTCATACCAGCCAAAGCCGTACCAGGTGCCAAAACCGAACAGCAGGGAGTTTAACAGGAGAGGCAGAAAGACAAAACGGCGCAGACCGGGCTTGAAAATCAGCCCAAGGCCTCGGAAAAGATAGAAAAAGCCCTTGATGGGGTCGGTCATTTGGGTTGCCAGTCATCGCTTTTGGCTTGGGCTTCGGCGATCTGCTCCGGGGTCATGTCTTGAGCCGCGATGGCGCGATTGTCAAGCCCGTCGGTGAGGCCGTTCATGGCGGCCAGGGTAAACCACATGTAGGCGGCCACCAGGTCGGGGTCGACCCCTTGTCCCGTGGCATGGAGAATGCCCAGATTGTTCATGGCGTTGGGGTCTCCCTGTTGCGCGGCCAGTTGAAACCACTTGCCCGCTTCCACAGGGTTTTCCGGCACTCCCAGGCCTTCCATGTGCATGGTGCCCAGATCGTGCTGGGCGGCAGCCATGCCCTGCTCTGCTGCCAGGCTGTGCCATTTGAAGGCTTCGGCATAGTCCTGGATGACCTCCCGGCCTTCCAGAAAGAGGGCGCCGAGATTGTGCTGGGCCTTGGGATCACCCCACTCGGCCATGGTAACCAGAGCGGTGAGATAGTCGTCCTGTCCTCCCAGGGCGTGTAGACCCTTGGGCATGTCCGATGGGGGAAACGCCATGGGGTTCGCATCCTCAATACTGATCATTTCCGGTAGCGCCATTTTACCAGCCTATCCTTGTTTTCCCAACCGGGTATGAAACGATTTCGAAATCAATCGAGCCGTGTTCACGAAAAATCCGGTGGATGGTGATCCCTTTAGGATTGACCCGCCTCTTTGGCCAAACCCTGGGCCAGGTGGGAGGTTGGGGGGGAAAGACGGTTGATCTTGACCCGGATGTCCCGAACCGGCAGCACATAAGGACCGGCCTGCCGTAGCTTGGGGCTCAACTGGGCGATGGAAGCTTTGGCTGCCTTGTAGGAGGAAAAATCTCCCAGGAAAATCAGGTAGCGGTCATCCTCCAAGGGAAAAAGGTGGAGATCATCCCCATCGAAGGCGTTTTGGTCACTGATGGAAGAGGTGTCGAGTTTTTCCGCAGCCTGTTTGCGCACAATCATCAGCTGAATGGAATAGTGACTGCCATTGGAGTTTTCCAACCATGCTCTGGAGGCGGACTCCCGTTTGGCCAGGATCGATCCATTCAGTGGGCCGGATTGGCCGGGTTTGACGGAGGCATGAGAAGCCTTCCGGACCCGGACAGGTTCGTGGCCGATGGCGGTTTGAATCGCCTTTTGGGTGGCGGTATGGAGTGCCAGTTTGGTGGTTTTTTGACTCGCCTTTTGACTCGCCTTTTGACTTGAAGTGGATTTCACTGCCTCCCCCATGGGAGCCGTTTCAGTGATCCGCTTCAGGGGATGGGGTTCCGGCAAGGCCTGGATACTCGCTACCAGTGTGGTGCGGGGATCGCTGTTTTTGCCATCCCAGGAGCCGTGGTCGCCAAAGCTGCCACTTGAAGCCATCGTGACCACAGGGGTGTTATGGCTGTCAGTGGAAAGCGTCTTTTTGGTGGCAGTCTCAGCTTTGGTTTCGGCTGATCCAGCCAGGATTCCAGCCAAAACCGGCCTGGGGGAGACATCCATCACCTCGATCTCCTGGCCACTGTGATAGCCGCTGGTGGCGGGATCGGAGCCTTTGCTTTTCATGGCGCGCTGGAAGGCCACCCGGGTTTGGTTTAAATGTTCGAATTCGGGCTTGGCCGGGCTTGCTATGGCCGGTTTGGGCTCCGGCGTGGATTCGACGATTTTTTCCCAACCTGGGGAGAGCAGACCGCTGCCGATGAGAAGGGCCAACCCCGAGGTGGCTGCCAGGGCAACGGCAGGGCGCCACATCTCTGACGGATCAATCCGCCGCCCCCGGGAGAGCACTCTCAGGCTTCGTTTGCGTGGATGTGGGTGTTGGGGGAGTTCCTCTTTGGAGTCACCCCGGGAATCGGATGTTTCCCCAAGTTGATCAGAGGTTGCTTTGGGAGCCACCACAGCCAGGGCTTCCTCCCCCTCTCGGATCGCTCCCAGCACATGCCACCCTTCGATTTCCGTTACCCGCTCCCGATAGCCTTTCAAAAGGGCCATGTGGGCCAGACGATTGAGTTCCCGCAGGCGTCCGGCGCTGGCGGCATGCATCTCGTGAATGGCCCCTGGGGTAAAGGGGCCGGGCTCTTTGCGTCCGGTTTTGGTCAGGCGGTGGTGGATGTAGCGTTCGGTCTCTTCCTTGGCCAGAGGGGAGAGGTGAAAAAAGCCGGAAAGCTTGTCCACAAAGTGACCGGTGCGGGAAGAGCCCAGCAGTTCATCCAGTGGAGAGCGGCCCAGAAGCACCACGCGCAGGCCGTTTTTGTTTTCCCACCCCTTGTCCCCCAGCAGGGCGATTTCTTCCAGAGAGGTCAGGGGCATGTCGTGGGCGTTGTCGATGAGAATCACCACCGGCTTGAGAGGAGACGCATCCAAAGCCTCTTGGGTATCGACCCACTCCTCGCCAGCGCTCTCTTCTTCAGCCCAGATGCCTCCCAGACGCTCTTTGAGGCGGCGGGTGGCTTTGCCGGGGTTGGGTAGCTCTTCCAGCCCCAAACCCCGATCCAGCAGAGCATGGACCTCTTCAGGTAAAATGTTTGGATGAGGCAGACGAATGGGGATCATCTCTTCGGTGAGACGCTCGGCAAGCATGCCACAAAGCAGGCTCTTGCCGCTGCCTCCGGGGCCGATCACCTTCCAGATTCCCGGACCACTCAGAATGGCATCCACCATGGCGTCCAAGGCAAATCCCCGACCACCGCCATCAAAAAAGAGGCTGGTGTCGGTATCGTTGCTGAAGGGAAACCGGTCCAAACTGTACTGTTCCAGATACATCTCGTTTTCCTCGATTGAGTCTGGGGGGTGGCGTTGGGGTGTCAGTCCCGTCTTTTCACTTGAAAAGAGAGTGCCTGCCAAATTTTTTGGCTAAATCGTGACAGGGAGTATGCGATATTCATGCCATATCCAAGGGCACTGATTTCGAATCATTTCATTCCACCACACCCTTTCCAGTGCAGCCCAGGGTGGGAAGGGGTTCGTCAATTCAGTGACGGAATCCAAAAAAGGGGGCGTGCAAGGGAAGACGAGAGGGGTGCAAAGCGGCAGAAGAGGGCAGATTTTGCCTGAAGAGGGAAAGTTTGTTTGGGGAAAGATCTTTGCTTTGCATAGGGGGGCTTCAGGGAGATGGGGGGAAGGATCAGGGATGAGATCAGGCCTGCCCCATACCCCCGGCCTGATCTCATCCCTTGTCAGACTTTTTTTCTGGAGCAGCCTGGCCAGAATCAGCAGCCAACCCCATCGAAGGAATCAGCCAGCCACCACCCCAACCACCGCACCGGTGAGACAGGTGGCCAGGGTACCCGCCACAATGGACTTGAAACCAAGCTCGATGATCTCCCCCCGTCGCTCCTTGGCCATCTCCCCCATCCCCCCAATCATGATGCCGAGACTTCCCAAATTGGCAAAACCACAAAGAGCATAGGTCATGATGAGGCGACTGCGGGGAGAAAGGGCTTCGTCGGAAAGCTTGGCCAGATCCAGATAAGCGATAAATTCGTTGAGTACCGTTTTGGTACCCATGAGCGCCCCGGCCTGAAAACTCTCCCCCCAGGGGATTCCCATGAGCCAGGTGACCGGCGCCATGATAAAGCCCAAAAGTCGCTGGAGGGTGATGGCGGATTCTCCCAAATGGGGCAAGAGCCCCAGGAGTTGATTGGCCAGATTCACCAGGGCTACCAGCACCACCAGCAGGGCCAAAATTTGGATGAGGAGCGAAACTCCCTGGGTGGTGCCCCGGGTGATGGCATCCATGGCGGAGCTGGTCGATTCCGGCATGACCAGGTGACCGCTGGTGGGAGGGCCGTCATCGGGTACCATTAAAAAAGCCACGGTGATCGCGGCTGGAGCGCTGATGATGGAGGCGGTCAGAATATGTCCCAATGCTCCGGGAATGACCGGTTCCAAAATGGCTGCATAGAGCACCATCATGGTGCCGGCAATGGTGGACATCCCGCAGGCCATCAAGGCAAACAGTTCACCCCTGGTCATCTTGGCGAGATAGGGGCGGATCAGGAGGGGAGCCTCCACCATACCGACGAATACATTCATCGCAGCCCCCAACCCCAGAGCACCGCCGATGTTGAGTCCTTTTTCCAGCAGCTTCGAAAACCCGCGCACCACCCAAGGCAATATCCGCCAGTGAAAGAGCAGCGCCGACAGGGCGCTCATCACCAATACCAACGGCAGCCCCCGGAAGGCCAGAATGTAAGCCGCTCCCGGAAAGGGTTCGGCAAAAGGCAAACTCCCCCCGCCCAGATAGCCGAAAACAAACCCGGTTCCCGCTTTGGTGGCCCCTTCCAGCGCCAATACCAAGCTGTTGAGGGTGATGAAAAAATCTTTGAAGAGGGAAAATTTTAAAAAGAGTAGTGCCAGTAACCACTGAAACAGGATGCCTGCGATGACGGTTTTCCAGCGGATTTTGCCGCGATTTTCACTCACCCCCCAAGCGAGCCCCAAAAAAACCAGAAAACCGAACAATCCCTGTATCATCATGGTGGCCCCCTCCCCTCCTCAATCCCATCAATGGCAACGGCTTTGAACATCCATCACTTTTGGCCGTAATAGTCGAGATACCAGGTAACGAAACGATCGATGCCCTCGGTGACGGTGGTTGCGGGCTTGAATTGGACATCCCGGGTGAGATCGGTGACATCGGCGTAGGTGTCGGGCACATCCCCCGGTTGCAGGGGCAGCATGTTCATCGTGGCCTTTTTGCCCAGCCTCTTCTCCAGGGTCTCGATATAGTCCATGAGATCCACGGGGTTGTTGTTGCCGATGTTATAGACCCGATAGGGAGCCAGGCTTGTGGCCGGGTCTGGGGCATCGCCGGACCACTGGGGGTTACCCTGGGGAACTCGATCCAGCACCCGAATCACCCCTTCGACGATGTCGTCGATATAGGTAAAATCCCGGCGATGTTTGCCGTGGTTGAAGACATCGATGGGCTCACCGGCCAAAATTTTACGGGTAAAGAGAAAGAGTGCCATATCCGGACGACCCCAGGGGCCGTAGACCGTAAAAAAGCGCAAGCCGGTGGTGGGGAGCTGATAAAGATGGCTGTAGGTGTGGGCCATCAACTCGTTGGCTTTTTTGGTGGCGGCATACATGGAGAGGGGGTGGTCGACGTTGTGATGCACCGAAAAAGGCATGTCGGTGTTGGCGCCGTAGACCGAGCTGGAAGAGGCGTAGACCAAGTGCTCCACCCCGTGGTAGCGGCACCCCTCCAGGAGATTCATAAACCCTACCATGTTGCTCTCGACATAGGCGTGGGGATTTTCCCGGGAGTAGCGCACTCCGGCTTGGGCGGCCAGGTTGACCATGCGCTGGATCCCCTCTTTGGCAAAGAGATCCTCAATCCCGGCCCGATCCGCCAGATCCAGTTTTCGGAAGGTGAATCGTTCCTGATCCTCCAGGCGCTTCAGGCGGGCTTTCTTGAGATTGACATCATAATAGTCGTTGAGATTATCAATCCCGATCACCTCGTCCCCCCGCGCAGTCAGGCGCAGACTCAGTTGAGAACCGATGAATCCTGCTGCTCCGGTAACGAGGATTTTCATGTTTTCGCCTATATGGGGTCGATGTCCAAAGGAGGAAAAATTTAAAAAAAATCCCGAAACCATGATGTTGGCCCCGGGGTGGTTCAGGCTTGGAGTGGACTCCTCCCCCCCGCTCTCTTGACGGAACGAGGGGAAGGAATCCGGTTCAGGTGTATTTCAACAGGTATGGATCAACCTGGTGAAAGATATCCGACTCAGGCTTGCTGCTGGGCGAAATAGGAGAGTGCACCACCCGAGCGAATCATGGGCAGATCTTCCTTGCCTTGGGCCAGATCCAGGGGAATCTCCTTGGAGCCGTTGACCTTCAGCGTCAACTTTCCGCTCTCCAGGTTGGAGGTGTCCAGGGCGAGCTTGTCCCCTTGTTCGATCTGGTCATAATCGGCTGGATTTTCAAAGGTGAGGCCCAGAATGCCGAAGTTGGCCAGGTTGGCCAGATGAATCCGCTCGAATCCTTTGGCGATCACCGCTTGAATCCCCAAAATCCGGGGGCACAATCCGGCATGCTCCCGGGAGCTACCCATTCCGTAGCCGTCACCGGCAACGATAAAGCCGTGACCACCGGCATCACGCAGGGTGATGGCACGGCTGCTGAAGGTGGGGTCGGCCTGGATAAAGGTGGCCTGCTTGGCATACTCGTCGGCGTTGGAGCGCAGGGCGAGATATTTACCAGCGGGTTGAATCAGGTCGGTGGTGACCTCGGGTCCCAGTTTCAGCAGTACTTCGCCTTCGAGGGCGGCAGGCAGCGGCGCCAGGTCGGGCAGGGATTTGATGTTGGGGCCAAAGCGCAGCTCCACCTTATCGGCTTCTTCTTGGGGAAGAGGTGCGATGTAGGCGCCCATATCCACCACCATGGGGGTTTCGTTGATGGTGATGGCACCATTCGTGACTTCCCGCACATCCACCAGCTTGCCAGCGACGGCACTGGCGGCAGCGGTGGCCGGGCTCACCAGATGCACATCAGCATCTTGGGTTCCGGAGCGACCGGCAAAGTTGCGGTTGGCGGTGGAGAGCATGACGCCGTTGGTGGGGGGGCTGAAGCCCTGACCGATACAGGCGCTACAGGCATTTTCCATGATACGCACGCCTGCGGCAAAAAAGACCTCCATGTAGCCCGCTGCGGCCAACATCCGGGCCACAGCCTGGGAGCCCGGGGCGATGGCGGTATCCACCTGGACCCGTTTGCCCCGGAGGATTTCGCCCACTTTGGCCAGGTTGGCATAGTTGGCGTTGGTACAGCTGCCGATAAAGACCGCGTCAATCGCCATGCCCGCATGGTTGGGGACCGGCTCCATGGATTTTAGGCGGGGATAGAGGGCGATGGTGGGGGCCAGTTCCGACAGGTTGATTTCCACTGTGCGGGAATAGGTCGCCCCTTCGTCTGCCATCAGGGGTTGATAGTCATCCTTGCGCTGACGCTGGGTGAGATAGTCCTGGGTGACTTCGTCGCTGGGGAAGATGGAGAAGGCCACGCCCCCTTCCGTTCCCATATTGGTGATGGTGGCCCGGTCCGTGACATTCAGGCTTTTGAGGCCCTCTCCGGTATATTCGAGGCAGATCCCTTTGTTGCCCTTGATGCCGATTTGGGCCAGGACATTGAGGATGACATCTTTGGCGAGGATACCCCCGGGCAGAGAGCCGGTGAGCCGGACTTCGACTACTTCGGGCATCGTGATCTTGTAGGGTTTGCCCGCCATGGCAAAGCTGACATCGGTTCCACCGGCACCCATGGCCAGCATACCCATGCCACCGGCGTTGGTGGTGTGGGAGTCGGCTCCGAGGACCGATTTTCCGGGCTGGGCGAAATCTTCCAGAAAGACGCTGTGGCAGATGCCGTTACCGGAGCGGGAAAACCAGCAGCCATATTTTTTGGAAAAGGTTTCCAGATAGCGGTGGTCGTCGCCATCAATGAAGCCTACCTGCAGGGTTTTGTGATCCACCA encodes:
- a CDS encoding NAD-dependent epimerase, whose amino-acid sequence is MKILVTGAAGFIGSQLSLRLTARGDEVIGIDNLNDYYDVNLKKARLKRLEDQERFTFRKLDLADRAGIEDLFAKEGIQRMVNLAAQAGVRYSRENPHAYVESNMVGFMNLLEGCRYHGVEHLVYASSSSVYGANTDMPFSVHHNVDHPLSMYAATKKANELMAHTYSHLYQLPTTGLRFFTVYGPWGRPDMALFLFTRKILAGEPIDVFNHGKHRRDFTYIDDIVEGVIRVLDRVPQGNPQWSGDAPDPATSLAPYRVYNIGNNNPVDLMDYIETLEKRLGKKATMNMLPLQPGDVPDTYADVTDLTRDVQFKPATTVTEGIDRFVTWYLDYYGQK
- the cysZ gene encoding sulfate transporter CysZ, which encodes MTDPIKGFFYLFRGLGLIFKPGLRRFVFLPLLLNSLLFGFGTWYGFGWYELYIGQFTEWLPSWLRWLEWLLLPLFFIGAAVIVFFLFALVANLIAAPFNGLLAERVEGHLMGRGLEGGPGGGVLKRLVPAIWNELSKWLYFLRWAILLLIITLIPVVNVAAPIFWMLFTAWMFTVEYADYPLGNHNLSGKQVRRRLGTSRMMSLGFGFAVMLATLIPGVNFLAMPAAVAGATAMWVDRFSKVGE
- a CDS encoding nucleoside:proton symporter, with the protein product MIQGLFGFLVFLGLAWGVSENRGKIRWKTVIAGILFQWLLALLFLKFSLFKDFFITLNSLVLALEGATKAGTGFVFGYLGGGSLPFAEPFPGAAYILAFRGLPLVLVMSALSALLFHWRILPWVVRGFSKLLEKGLNIGGALGLGAAMNVFVGMVEAPLLIRPYLAKMTRGELFALMACGMSTIAGTMMVLYAAILEPVIPGALGHILTASIISAPAAITVAFLMVPDDGPPTSGHLVMPESTSSAMDAITRGTTQGVSLLIQILALLVVLVALVNLANQLLGLLPHLGESAITLQRLLGFIMAPVTWLMGIPWGESFQAGALMGTKTVLNEFIAYLDLAKLSDEALSPRSRLIMTYALCGFANLGSLGIMIGGMGEMAKERRGEIIELGFKSIVAGTLATCLTGAVVGVVAG
- a CDS encoding sel1 repeat family protein, producing the protein MALPEMISIEDANPMAFPPSDMPKGLHALGGQDDYLTALVTMAEWGDPKAQHNLGALFLEGREVIQDYAEAFKWHSLAAEQGMAAAQHDLGTMHMEGLGVPENPVEAGKWFQLAAQQGDPNAMNNLGILHATGQGVDPDLVAAYMWFTLAAMNGLTDGLDNRAIAAQDMTPEQIAEAQAKSDDWQPK
- the pseB gene encoding UDP-N-acetylglucosamine 4,6-dehydratase (inverting); amino-acid sequence: MFDDKTILITGGTGSFGRKCVQRILDRFIPKKVIIYSRDELKQSEMEREFHHDALRFFIGDVRDRERLEMAMRGNVDLVIHAAALKQVPVAEYNPMECVKTNIHGAQNVIDAALRCGVQKVIALSTDKAANPVNLYGATKLVSDKLFVAGNNIAGGHPTRFSVVRYGNVVGSRGSVVPLFHKLLQEGVKELPITDRRMTRFWITLDQGIDFVLQSFQRMKGGEVFIPKIPSMRILDLAESFAPGFPTREIGIRPGEKLHEIMCPKDDSHLTLSFDDHFVIQPSITFFQSRNYAENGLGEKGVPVADGFEYNSGDNPHFLTVAELTELNRES
- a CDS encoding AAA family ATPase → MYLEQYSLDRFPFSNDTDTSLFFDGGGRGFALDAMVDAILSGPGIWKVIGPGGSGKSLLCGMLAERLTEEMIPIRLPHPNILPEEVHALLDRGLGLEELPNPGKATRRLKERLGGIWAEEESAGEEWVDTQEALDASPLKPVVILIDNAHDMPLTSLEEIALLGDKGWENKNGLRVVLLGRSPLDELLGSSRTGHFVDKLSGFFHLSPLAKEETERYIHHRLTKTGRKEPGPFTPGAIHEMHAASAGRLRELNRLAHMALLKGYRERVTEIEGWHVLGAIREGEEALAVVAPKATSDQLGETSDSRGDSKEELPQHPHPRKRSLRVLSRGRRIDPSEMWRPAVALAATSGLALLIGSGLLSPGWEKIVESTPEPKPAIASPAKPEFEHLNQTRVAFQRAMKSKGSDPATSGYHSGQEIEVMDVSPRPVLAGILAGSAETKAETATKKTLSTDSHNTPVVTMASSGSFGDHGSWDGKNSDPRTTLVASIQALPEPHPLKRITETAPMGEAVKSTSSQKASQKASQKTTKLALHTATQKAIQTAIGHEPVRVRKASHASVKPGQSGPLNGSILAKRESASRAWLENSNGSHYSIQLMIVRKQAAEKLDTSSISDQNAFDGDDLHLFPLEDDRYLIFLGDFSSYKAAKASIAQLSPKLRQAGPYVLPVRDIRVKINRLSPPTSHLAQGLAKEAGQS
- a CDS encoding aconitate hydratase: MKALNVAQKILLANAAGGISELPAPGQPLQIQFSHTLYQDATGTAAALAFEKMGVPRVKTTAVIVVDHKTLQVGFIDGDDHRYLETFSKKYGCWFSRSGNGICHSVFLEDFAQPGKSVLGADSHTTNAGGMGMLAMGAGGTDVSFAMAGKPYKITMPEVVEVRLTGSLPGGILAKDVILNVLAQIGIKGNKGICLEYTGEGLKSLNVTDRATITNMGTEGGVAFSIFPSDEVTQDYLTQRQRKDDYQPLMADEGATYSRTVEINLSELAPTIALYPRLKSMEPVPNHAGMAIDAVFIGSCTNANYANLAKVGEILRGKRVQVDTAIAPGSQAVARMLAAAGYMEVFFAAGVRIMENACSACIGQGFSPPTNGVMLSTANRNFAGRSGTQDADVHLVSPATAAASAVAGKLVDVREVTNGAITINETPMVVDMGAYIAPLPQEEADKVELRFGPNIKSLPDLAPLPAALEGEVLLKLGPEVTTDLIQPAGKYLALRSNADEYAKQATFIQADPTFSSRAITLRDAGGHGFIVAGDGYGMGSSREHAGLCPRILGIQAVIAKGFERIHLANLANFGILGLTFENPADYDQIEQGDKLALDTSNLESGKLTLKVNGSKEIPLDLAQGKEDLPMIRSGGALSYFAQQQA